A DNA window from Allokutzneria albata contains the following coding sequences:
- a CDS encoding metallopeptidase family protein — MVTAHGAQRRNRRRRDRHGRGLRGQLYPANLPAARSRSERFDAVVLEALEPIEARWRNELTELDVAVDDVPEVLGSAPDELSWGEDVVEDGSVPLARLVPAGVDSRGVPTRARIVLYRRPLEARARDGADLSDLVHDLLIEQVASYLGLDPDIVDGE, encoded by the coding sequence GTGGTGACGGCTCACGGGGCACAGCGAAGGAACCGGCGCAGGCGGGATCGGCACGGCCGCGGACTGCGGGGGCAGCTCTACCCCGCGAACCTCCCCGCGGCGCGCAGCCGCTCCGAGCGCTTCGACGCCGTGGTGCTGGAGGCGCTGGAGCCGATCGAGGCCCGCTGGCGCAACGAGCTGACCGAGCTGGACGTGGCCGTCGACGACGTGCCCGAAGTGCTCGGATCCGCCCCGGACGAGCTGTCCTGGGGCGAGGACGTGGTGGAGGACGGCAGCGTCCCGCTGGCCCGGCTGGTGCCCGCGGGCGTGGACAGCCGCGGGGTCCCGACGCGGGCCCGGATCGTGCTCTACCGCCGCCCGCTCGAAGCCCGCGCGCGGGACGGCGCCGACCTCTCCGATCTCGTCCACGACCTGCTGATCGAGCAGGTGGCGAGCTACCTCGGCCTGGACCCCGACATCGTCGACGGGGAGTAG
- a CDS encoding DUF3499 domain-containing protein codes for MRQCSRTGCVNPAVATLTYAYTDSTAVVGPLATYAEPHSYDLCEVHAMRLTVPRGWEVVRHEGEFTVPQPSVDDLTALAEAVREAGRADRPVERPEISVGTGRRGHLRVLPDPNDER; via the coding sequence GTGAGGCAATGCTCGCGGACCGGGTGTGTCAACCCGGCTGTTGCCACGCTCACCTATGCCTACACCGACTCCACCGCCGTGGTCGGGCCCCTCGCCACCTACGCCGAACCGCACAGCTACGACCTGTGCGAAGTGCACGCGATGCGCCTGACCGTCCCCCGCGGGTGGGAGGTCGTGCGGCACGAGGGCGAGTTCACCGTCCCGCAGCCCTCCGTCGACGATCTCACCGCGCTGGCCGAGGCCGTGCGCGAGGCGGGCCGGGCCGACCGCCCGGTGGAGCGCCCGGAGATCTCGGTGGGCACCGGACGCCGTGGCCACCTCCGGGTCCTGCCCGATCCGAACGACGAGCGGTAG